One genomic window of Manihot esculenta cultivar AM560-2 unplaced genomic scaffold, M.esculenta_v8 Scaffold64, whole genome shotgun sequence includes the following:
- the LOC122722632 gene encoding uncharacterized protein LOC122722632, with protein sequence MSSLSEVHLGAAGSSGVPKGKEPIGEGKGVEERLCELEGLVARISVHLINEGEQVEELEAHIGELETRGDEFREEMQVAMKGIEEIARQGMSEAHSLSNDVASLREENKFLREELGRMVLELKKVMDEVELLKRANSHNGVASSSTSLEVPSREELPKSHSNGLEDAREEVPKERRPLRRCWFCEGPHKNGECPRRSELVAKKQSNEETPMEPRVAYLGSIQVCGTLGRVVNLEEQDEVAGTSSSSSSSCWKKDLGECGDQKGMKLPREQPPREKVDGAMDEGSVVAESPRGVVSPKRGRRRRRRSRGSKSRCKAEGMAKSPSHKDEGNATSALEEKAEGNASYVGGHAKRSSTTSHKRDAKRSEVCSCDGASSMANSSIGEVSSQEEKDLEECRVQGEAELPRGLPPREMVVCALDGGSNKELAAECPKEVVLPKQGKRRRRCSREKSNNRCKAEGMAKSPNHVDEGSAAGAQVENGQGNKEHVGDRALHVGGHASGTDTEHADGHANRSDSSSRVEGRARKTRRGRRENEWGRVSRSKSSETEKPHNSRKYEPRRSRRRNRRSIASGTCGSQLVGQRANSATGADLVSQAGSRLNEVQPGANEVQRLGRSLTGGGAARLPRGSCAETGRRLGRMAGQQGNEVHCGSCQELAKLLDVLIGCWSSGWPLEARTGPTGPWQAAGRKRARAQHCRKEVHGCSSGAACDGPVRVAAPAAQRPNEDWRRSAQHAGRRAAQQVDEVHGCAGQSPDEVRGRAGQSPNEVHGGTVARRRRPATGPQQAGAQQTGLARPQACQTRQISPEEVQTGQKIPERPRFAGKRPGQQNRAKLETKEASPRSSLGSTNSGDF encoded by the coding sequence ATGTCAAGCCTAAGTGAGGTTCATTTGGGTGCAGCAGGCAGTAGTGGTGTTCCTAAGGGGAAAGAGCCCATTGGTGAAGGAAAGGGAGTAGAGGAGAGGCTTTGTGAGTTGGAAGGACTGGTTGCCCGTATCTCAGTGCATCTCATCAATGAGGGTGAgcaagttgaggagttggaaGCTCACATTGGGGAATTGGAAACAAGGGGTGACGAATTCCGCGAGGAGATGCAAGTAGCCATGAAAGGCATTGAGGAGATCGCGAGGCAAGGTATGTCCGAAGCCCACTCTCTTTCCAATGATGTTGCTAGCCTTAGGGAAGAGAACAAGTTCCTAAGGGAGGAACTTGGAAGAATGGTGTTGGAGCTAAAGAAGGTGATGGATGAAGTTGAGCTCTTGAAGAGAGCAAATAGCCATAATGGTGTGGCAAGCTCATCCACTTCTTTGGAGGTGCCTAGTAGAGAAGAATTGCCCAAATCGCATTCCAATGGGTTGGAGGATGCAAGGGAGGAAGTCCCAAAGGAGAGGAGACCTTTGCGAAGGTGTTGGTTTTGTGAAGGCCCTCATAAGAATGGTGAATGCCCAAGGAGGAGTGAGCTTGTTGCTAAGAAGCAAAGCAACGAAGAGACTCCAATGGAGCCAAGGGTGGCATACTTGGGTTCTATACAAGTGTGTGGAACACTTGGACGGGTGGTCAATTTGGAGGAGCAAGATGAGGTGGCGGGTACctcatcatcttcatcatcCTCATGTTGGAAGAAGGACCTTGGGGAATGTGGGGACCAAAAGGGTATGAAGTTGCCGAGGGAGCAACCACCAAGGGAAAAGGTGGATGGTGCCATGGACGAGGGGTCCGTAGTAGCTGAAAGTCCAAGGGGAGTGGTTTCGCCGAAGCGAGGGAGGCGTAGGCGACGACGCTCAAGGGGGAGCAAAAGTAGGTGCAAAGCCGAGGGGATGGCAAAGTCACCTAGCCACAAGGACGAGGGGAATGCTACTAGTGCACTTGAGGAGAAGGCTGAAGGCAACGCTTCGTATGTAGGTGGACATGCGAAGAGGTCCTCCACAACTTCGCACAAGAGAGATGCGAAGAGGTCCGAAGTTTGCTCATGTGATGGGGCATCTTCTATGGCGAACTCTAGCATTGGGGAAGTAAGTTCCCAAGAGgagaaggatctagaggaatgTCGGGTCCAAGGTGAAGCCGAGTTGCCGAGAGGGCTACCACCGAGGGAGATGGTGGTTTGTGCTTTGGATGGTGGATCCAACAAGGAGCTGGCAGCCGAATGTCCAAAGGAGGTGGTGTTGCCTAAGCAAGGGAAGCGAAGGCGACGTTGCTCAAGGGAGAAGAGCAATAATAGGTGCAAGGCCGAGGGAATGGCGAAGTCACCTAACCACGTGGACGAGGGGAGTGCTGCTGGGGCACAAGTGGAGAATGGCCAAGGCAACAAGGAGCACGTGGGGGATCGTGCATTGCATGTAGGTGGACATGCAAGTGGGACCGACACGGAGCATGCAGATGGACATGCAAATAGATCCGACTCTAGCTCGCGCGTTGAGGGACGTGCGAGGAAGACGCGACGAGGGCGTCGCGAGAATGAGTGGGGGAGAGTGTCACGGTCCAAGAGCAGTGAGACCGAGAAACCCCACAACTCGAGGAAATATGAGCCGAGGAGGTCGCGGAGGCGAAATCGGCGAAGTATTGCTAGCGGTACATGCGGCAGCCAATTGGTGGGCCAACGGGCCAATTCTGCAACGGGGGCAGATTTGGTGTCGCAAGCTGGCAGTAGGCTGAATGAGGTTCAGCCTGGGGCTaatgaggttcagcggctggGAAGATCGCTGACTGGTGGTGGAGCTGCTAGGCTGCCAAGAGGGAGTTGCGCTGAGACTGGCAGGAGGCTGGGGCGCATGGCAGGCCAGCAGGGAAATGAGGTTCACTGTGGGAGTTGCCAGGAGTTGGCAAAGCTGCTGGACGTGTTGATAGGCTGCTGGAGCAGTGGTTGGCCGCTGGAGGCAAGGACAGGTCCAACTGGACCATGGCAGGCCGCTGGGAGGAAACGGGCACGGGCCCAGCATTGTAGAAAAGAGGTTCATGGCTGCAGTAGTGGTGCAGCATGTGACGGGCCCGTAAGAGTTGCAGCGCCCGCGGCCCAGCGCCCAAATGAGGATTGGAGGCGCTCGGCCCAGCATGCTGGTAGGCGAGCAGCCCAGCAGGTAGACGAGGTTCACGGATGTGCAGGCCAGAGCCCAGACGAGGTTCGTGGACGTGCAGGCCAGAGCCCAAATGAGGTTCACGGTGGCACTGTAGCGCGCAGGAGGCGCCCAGCAACGGGCCCGCAACAGGCAGGCGCGCAGCAAACTGGGCTGGCGCGCCCCCAGGCCTGCCAGACTCGCCAGATAAGCCCAGAAGAGGTTCAAACTGGGCAGAAGATTCCAGAACGTCCCAGATTTGCTGGGAAACGTCCAGGGCAGCAGAATAGGGCCAAACTGGAGACAAAGGAAGCTTCTCCAAGGAGCAGCTTGGGGAGCACGAATTCTGGAGATTtctaa